The Desulfobacterales bacterium genomic sequence GGCGTTGCTTTGCCTGACTGATCATAGGTATAGGCTTTATTATTGATCAGATCCACGATTCCGTTGAAATTTTCCTCTGAACCAATCGGCAGCTGAACGATAATCGGTTTTGGATTAAAAATTTCCTTTGCATCGTTAAATGTCTTCAAAAAATCAGCGCGTTCCCTGTCCAGCTTATTGATAAAAATCGCGCAGGGCATATTGAAGTCTTTAGCAAAATCCCATGCCAGTTCGGTCTGGACCTTTATGCCGTCGATTGCATCAATAATAACCACGGCACTATCAGCGGCCTGCATGGAACTTCGGGTATCTGAGAAAAAATTCTGGTCTCCCGGAGTATCGATGAGGTTTACGGTGTGTTTCTTAAAATCATATTGGTGAAAGCTGCTGCTTATACTCGTTTGGCGTTTCAGCTCTTCCGGTTCAAAATCCATGGCGGTGTTTCCGTCTTCAACACGCCCGATACGGTTGAGAACGCCTGCTTTGTACAGCATTATTTCAGCCAGCGAGGTTTTTCCCGCACCACCATGAGCCACAAGAGCAATATTTCTTAATTTTCCCACCATTTCACTCATTTAAGCTCCTCTCTGATAGATTTTTAAAAAAACAGATTAAATCTGACGGTTACTAAAATTCGATTGTATGTAAATATCGTATAACCAGATTGGGATTGGCCGGAGGCAAATTGTCAAACATCATGCAGAATCAAATTTATTATATATGTATCGATCAAAAATCAAGAGAAAACCCGATTCACAAGATTATGAGCCCAAATATTTTAAAGACATGAGAAATTCTCTGTTTCCTTTTGGACCCAGCACCGGTGAGCAAATGGCCGATTCTTTAAGCAATCCCATATCGCTGAAAAACACGGTCAGATCCCGCAGCACTTCATCATGGAGTAACGGATCCCGCACGACACCGCCTTTGCCGACTTTTCCTTTACCGACTTCAAATTGAGGTTTTATCAGTGCGAGGATTCGGGCATCGGATTTTAAAAATTTCAACACCGCGGGAATAACAATTTTCAAAGAAATGAACGAAGCATCAATGGTAACCAGATCAACGGGTTCGGGTAACGTTTCCGGAGGCATATAGCGGATATTCGTACGCTCGATAACGATGACACGTGAATCCTGCCTGA encodes the following:
- a CDS encoding TlyA family RNA methyltransferase; this encodes MSSVKIRLDLAVVQKGLASSRQRAQALIMAGKILVNNQPVDKPGTRILTEDELLLKGEQIAYVSRGGLKLEAAVKSFALDLAGLVCLDVGASTGGFTDCLLQHGADRVYAVDVGYGQLAWKLRQDSRVIVIERTNIRYMPPETLPEPVDLVTIDASFISLKIVIPAVLKFLKSDARILALIKPQFEVGKGKVGKGGVVRDPLLHDEVLRDLTVFFSDMGLLKESAICSPVLGPKGNREFLMSLKYLGS